Proteins encoded in a region of the Plodia interpunctella isolate USDA-ARS_2022_Savannah chromosome 27, ilPloInte3.2, whole genome shotgun sequence genome:
- the LOC128681377 gene encoding uncharacterized protein LOC128681377 isoform X1, which translates to MFGKLFLLSLLYLAQARPDDRRYEPSDLCPSQGHWLLPHEYDCTLFYYCEYGLKWIEPRMCAPGSEFSAELQVCIHPVLANCTLPGPPTEGPATEETIAPTAGSTTTIVVPTTYAPTTSAPTTLEVVTTTSAPITTASPNITTEAPVTTALPNITTEAPVTTVLPNITTEAPVTTALPNITTEAPVTTALPNITTEAPVTTALPNITTEAPVSTALPNITTEAPVTTALPNITTEAPVTTALPNITTEAPVSTALPNITTESPVTTALPNITTETPVTTALPNTTTEAPVTTALPNITTEAPVTTALPNITTEAPVTTALPNITTEAPVTTALPNITTEAPVTTALPNITTEAPVTTALPNITTEAPVTTALPNITTEAPVTTALPNITTEAPVTTALPNITTEAPVTTALPNITTTEAPTTTAAPTTQAPVTTSAPTTTTEAVPTSSTEQAPVELLPNGCPADFHVHQLLPHESDCTKFYYCIFGELVERSCGEGTAFNPTLQVCDRVENVECNNNESKEDEEGSGFGSGEVNGSGDYIDDVDIVIVDGSGEGDLANGCPSDFEEYRLLPHETDCSKFYYCVFGVKIERSCANGTHFDYDLQVCDHPDNVGCAVSNPGGSGENNEDSSEEDSVEWLENGCPADSTNVNQLLPHEDCGKFYQCVHGNKIELLCPAGLHFSVSENRCEYPAIAGCESGNGGGESGGNGGNSGEDNGNGGEDGGNGENGGEDGGEDGGNGAGEVETLPNGCPANYTIEQLLPSADCSKYYQCVHGNKVERPCAEGLHFSVAQNQCDYPQYAGCESGNGNGEDNGSGDGDGDIDVGTLPNGCPVDYTIEQLLPSADCSKYYQCVHGNKVERPCAEGLHFSVAQNQCDYPEFAGCESGSGDGNGEVGGNGGDDGDNGSGEIETLPNGCPADFTVEQLLPSADCGKFYQCVHGNKVERPCPSGLHFSVEKQECDYPTFAGCESGNGEDGNGGSGEDNGNGGEDGENGGNSDENGGSSGENGENSGEDGRDDRCQKACNIPPWSHRDCDKYWRCDGVNAALVTCSEGLHFNVDTLTCDLISNANCVQSLRRSNGPFIQIFNARLR; encoded by the exons ATGTTCG GAAAGCTGTTTTTACTCTCTCTTCTGTATCTGGCCCAAGCCCGGCCCGACGACCGTCGCTACGAGCCCTCAGACCTCTGCCCCTCCCAAGGCCATTGGCTCCTCCCTCACGAGTACGACTGCACACTATTCTACTATTGCGAATATGGTCTCAAGTGGATAGAGCCCAGAATGTGCGCGCCCGGCTCAGAGTTCTCTGCGGAGTTAcag gtGTGCATCCATCCAGTCCTGGCTAACTGCACTTTACCTGGGCCACCTACTGAAGGACCGGCCACAGAAGAAACTATTGCCCCAACGGCTGGTTCCACTACCACTATAGTTGTTCCTACTACATATGCCCCTACCACATCAGCCCCCACTACTTTAGAGGTTGTAACTACCACTTCTGCTCCTATAACGACTGCTTCCCCTAATATCACGACAGAAGCACCTGTCACCACAGCTCTTCCTAATATAACTACCGAAGCGCCTGTCACCACAGTTCTTCCTAATATTACTACCGAAGCACCTGTCACCACAGCTCTTCCTAATATAACTACCGAAGCGCCTGTCACCACAGCTCTTCCTAATATAACTACCGAAGCACCGGTCACCACAGCTCTTCCTAATATAACTACCGAAGCACCGGTCAGCACAGCTCTTCCTAATATAACTACCGAAGCGCCTGTCACCACAGCTCTTCCCAATATTACTACCGAAGCCCCTGTCACCACAGCTCTTCCTAATATAACTACCGAAGCACCGGTCAGCACAGCTCTTCCTAATATAACTACCGAATCGCCTGTCACCACAGCTCTTCCCAATATTACTACCGAAACTCCTGTCACCACAGCTCTTCCTAATACAACTACCGAAGCACCTGTCACAACAGCTCTTCCTAATATAACTACCGAAGCGCCTGTGACTACTGCTCTTCCTAATATAACTACCGAAGCACCTGTCACTACAGCTCTTCCTAATATTACTACCGAAGCACCTGTCACCACAGCTCTTCCTAATATAACTACCGAAGCACCTGTCACCACAGCTCTTCCTAATATAACTACCGAAGCACCGGTCACCACAGCTCTTCCTAATATAACTACCGAAGCACCGGTCACCACAGCTCTTCCTAATATAACTACCGAAGCACCTGTCACCACAGCTCTTCCTAATATAACTACCGAGGCACCTGTAACTACTGCACTTCCTAATATAACTACCGAAGCACCTGTCACCACAGCTCTTCCTAACATTACTACTACCGAAGCACCAACAACTACTGCTGCTCCAACTACACAAGCCCCTGTTACTACGTCAGCTCCCACTACCACAACAGAAGCGGTTCCAACATCTTCAACGGAACAAGCTCCAGTGGAACTGCTGCCAAATGGATGCCCAGCAGACTTCCACGTTCACCAGCTTTTGCCTCATGAGTCGGACTGTACGAAGTTCTATTACTGCATCTTCGGTGAACTAGTTGAGAGGTCATGCGGTGAGGGAACCGCGTTCAACCCTACTTTACAG GTCTGCGATCGCGTTGAGAACGTCGAATGCAATAACAATGAAAGCAAAGAAGATGAAGAAGGTAGTGGGTTTGGAAGTGGAGAAGTGAATGGTAGCGGAGATTACATCGATGACGTCGACATAGTTATTGTAGACGGGAGTGGTGAAGGAGATCTGGCTAATGGATGTCCATCAGATTTCGAAGAATATCGACTTCTGCCACACGAGACTGACTgcagtaaattttattactgcGTTTTTGGTGTTAAAATCGAAAGGTCCTGTGCTAATGGTACCCATTTCGATTACGACCTTCAG GTGTGTGACCATCCAGATAACGTTGGGTGTGCTGTGTCCAACCCTGGGGGCAGTGGAGAAAACAATGAAG ACTCATCAGAAGAGGACAGTGTAGAATGGCTCGAAAACGGGTGTCCAGCTGACTCGACAAATGTCAATCAGCTACTGCCCCACGAAGACTGTGGCAAATTCTATCAGTGTGTCCACGGCAACAAGATTGAGTTGCTGTGCCCGGCCGGGTTACACTTTAGCGTCAGCGAGAAT cGATGTGAATACCCTGCGATAGCTGGCTGTGAATCAGGCAATGGCGGCGGTGAAAGTGGTGGTAATGGCGGAAACAGCGGCGAAGATAATGGAAATGGCGGAGAAGATGGTGGCAATGGCGAAAATGGCGGTGAAGACGGTGGAGAAGATGGTGGCAACGGAGCTGGGGAAGTCGAAACACTGCCTAACGGCTGCCCAGCTAACTACACCATCGAACAGCTGCTGCCAAGCGCTGACTGCAGCAAATACTATCAGTGCGTGCACGGGAACAAAGTTGAGAGGCCTTGTGCTGAAGGCCTGCATTTCAGTGTTGCCCAGAAC CAATGCGATTACCCACAATACGCCGGCTGTGAATCTGGTAACGGAAACGGTGAAGACAATGGTAGCGGTGATGGTGACGGTGATATTGATGTGGGAACACTGCCTAACGGTTGCCCAGTTGACTACACCATCGAACAGCTGCTGCCAAGCGCTGACTGCAGCAAATACTACCAGTGCGTGCACGGGAACAAGGTTGAGAGGCCTTGTGCTGAAGGCCTGCATTTCAGTGTTGCCCAGAAC CAATGCGACTACCCTGAATTCGCCGGCTGTGAATCAGGCAGTGGTGACGGGAACGGTGAAGTTGGTGGCAACGGTGGAGACGATGGTGACAATGGAAGTGGAGAAATAGAAACGCTGCCTAACGGCTGTCCAGCTGACTTCACCGTCGAACAGCTGCTACCAAGCGCTGATTGCGGAAAATTCTACCAGTGCGTGCACGGGAACAAAGTAGAGAGGCCATGTCCTTCGGGACTACACTTCAGTGTTGAAAAACAA GAATGCGATTACCCCACATTCGCTGGCTGTGAATCGGGAAACGGAGAAGATGGAAACGGAGGCAGCGGTGAAGATAACGGCAACGGTGGTGAAGACGGAGAAAACGGTGGCAACAGTGATGAAAATGGTGGTAGCAGTGGTGAAAATGGTGAAAACAGTGGAGAAGACGGCAGAGACGACAGATGCCAGAAGGCTTGCAACATCCCTCCCTGGTCTCACCGCGATTGCGACAAATACTGGCGATGTGACGGGGTAAATGCTGCCTTAGTCACCTGCTCTGAAGGTCTACATTTCAATGTCGACACGTTAACCTGCGACTTGATATCTAATGCTAATTGTGTTCAAAGCTTGAGGAGGTCGAATGGAcctttcattcaaattttcaacGCTAGATTACGATAA
- the LOC128681377 gene encoding uncharacterized protein LOC128681377 isoform X2, whose translation MFGKLFLLSLLYLAQARPDDRRYEPSDLCPSQGHWLLPHEYDCTLFYYCEYGLKWIEPRMCAPGSEFSAELQVCIHPVLANCTLPGPPTEGPATEETIAPTAGSTTTIVVPTTYAPTTSAPTTLEVVTTTSAPITTASPNITTEAPVTTALPNITTEAPVTTVLPNITTEAPVTTALPNITTEAPVTTALPNITTEAPVTTALPNITTEAPVSTALPNITTEAPVTTALPNITTEAPVTTALPNITTEAPVSTALPNITTESPVTTALPNITTETPVTTALPNTTTEAPVTTALPNITTEAPVTTALPNITTEAPVTTALPNITTEAPVTTALPNITTEAPVTTALPNITTEAPVTTALPNITTEAPVTTALPNITTEAPVTTALPNITTEAPVTTALPNITTEAPVTTALPNITTTEAPTTTAAPTTQAPVTTSAPTTTTEAVPTSSTEQAPVELLPNGCPADFHVHQLLPHESDCTKFYYCIFGELVERSCGEGTAFNPTLQVCDHPDNVGCAVSNPGGSGENNEDSSEEDSVEWLENGCPADSTNVNQLLPHEDCGKFYQCVHGNKIELLCPAGLHFSVSENRCEYPAIAGCESGNGGGESGGNGGNSGEDNGNGGEDGGNGENGGEDGGEDGGNGAGEVETLPNGCPANYTIEQLLPSADCSKYYQCVHGNKVERPCAEGLHFSVAQNQCDYPQYAGCESGNGNGEDNGSGDGDGDIDVGTLPNGCPVDYTIEQLLPSADCSKYYQCVHGNKVERPCAEGLHFSVAQNQCDYPEFAGCESGSGDGNGEVGGNGGDDGDNGSGEIETLPNGCPADFTVEQLLPSADCGKFYQCVHGNKVERPCPSGLHFSVEKQECDYPTFAGCESGNGEDGNGGSGEDNGNGGEDGENGGNSDENGGSSGENGENSGEDGRDDRCQKACNIPPWSHRDCDKYWRCDGVNAALVTCSEGLHFNVDTLTCDLISNANCVQSLRRSNGPFIQIFNARLR comes from the exons ATGTTCG GAAAGCTGTTTTTACTCTCTCTTCTGTATCTGGCCCAAGCCCGGCCCGACGACCGTCGCTACGAGCCCTCAGACCTCTGCCCCTCCCAAGGCCATTGGCTCCTCCCTCACGAGTACGACTGCACACTATTCTACTATTGCGAATATGGTCTCAAGTGGATAGAGCCCAGAATGTGCGCGCCCGGCTCAGAGTTCTCTGCGGAGTTAcag gtGTGCATCCATCCAGTCCTGGCTAACTGCACTTTACCTGGGCCACCTACTGAAGGACCGGCCACAGAAGAAACTATTGCCCCAACGGCTGGTTCCACTACCACTATAGTTGTTCCTACTACATATGCCCCTACCACATCAGCCCCCACTACTTTAGAGGTTGTAACTACCACTTCTGCTCCTATAACGACTGCTTCCCCTAATATCACGACAGAAGCACCTGTCACCACAGCTCTTCCTAATATAACTACCGAAGCGCCTGTCACCACAGTTCTTCCTAATATTACTACCGAAGCACCTGTCACCACAGCTCTTCCTAATATAACTACCGAAGCGCCTGTCACCACAGCTCTTCCTAATATAACTACCGAAGCACCGGTCACCACAGCTCTTCCTAATATAACTACCGAAGCACCGGTCAGCACAGCTCTTCCTAATATAACTACCGAAGCGCCTGTCACCACAGCTCTTCCCAATATTACTACCGAAGCCCCTGTCACCACAGCTCTTCCTAATATAACTACCGAAGCACCGGTCAGCACAGCTCTTCCTAATATAACTACCGAATCGCCTGTCACCACAGCTCTTCCCAATATTACTACCGAAACTCCTGTCACCACAGCTCTTCCTAATACAACTACCGAAGCACCTGTCACAACAGCTCTTCCTAATATAACTACCGAAGCGCCTGTGACTACTGCTCTTCCTAATATAACTACCGAAGCACCTGTCACTACAGCTCTTCCTAATATTACTACCGAAGCACCTGTCACCACAGCTCTTCCTAATATAACTACCGAAGCACCTGTCACCACAGCTCTTCCTAATATAACTACCGAAGCACCGGTCACCACAGCTCTTCCTAATATAACTACCGAAGCACCGGTCACCACAGCTCTTCCTAATATAACTACCGAAGCACCTGTCACCACAGCTCTTCCTAATATAACTACCGAGGCACCTGTAACTACTGCACTTCCTAATATAACTACCGAAGCACCTGTCACCACAGCTCTTCCTAACATTACTACTACCGAAGCACCAACAACTACTGCTGCTCCAACTACACAAGCCCCTGTTACTACGTCAGCTCCCACTACCACAACAGAAGCGGTTCCAACATCTTCAACGGAACAAGCTCCAGTGGAACTGCTGCCAAATGGATGCCCAGCAGACTTCCACGTTCACCAGCTTTTGCCTCATGAGTCGGACTGTACGAAGTTCTATTACTGCATCTTCGGTGAACTAGTTGAGAGGTCATGCGGTGAGGGAACCGCGTTCAACCCTACTTTACAG GTGTGTGACCATCCAGATAACGTTGGGTGTGCTGTGTCCAACCCTGGGGGCAGTGGAGAAAACAATGAAG ACTCATCAGAAGAGGACAGTGTAGAATGGCTCGAAAACGGGTGTCCAGCTGACTCGACAAATGTCAATCAGCTACTGCCCCACGAAGACTGTGGCAAATTCTATCAGTGTGTCCACGGCAACAAGATTGAGTTGCTGTGCCCGGCCGGGTTACACTTTAGCGTCAGCGAGAAT cGATGTGAATACCCTGCGATAGCTGGCTGTGAATCAGGCAATGGCGGCGGTGAAAGTGGTGGTAATGGCGGAAACAGCGGCGAAGATAATGGAAATGGCGGAGAAGATGGTGGCAATGGCGAAAATGGCGGTGAAGACGGTGGAGAAGATGGTGGCAACGGAGCTGGGGAAGTCGAAACACTGCCTAACGGCTGCCCAGCTAACTACACCATCGAACAGCTGCTGCCAAGCGCTGACTGCAGCAAATACTATCAGTGCGTGCACGGGAACAAAGTTGAGAGGCCTTGTGCTGAAGGCCTGCATTTCAGTGTTGCCCAGAAC CAATGCGATTACCCACAATACGCCGGCTGTGAATCTGGTAACGGAAACGGTGAAGACAATGGTAGCGGTGATGGTGACGGTGATATTGATGTGGGAACACTGCCTAACGGTTGCCCAGTTGACTACACCATCGAACAGCTGCTGCCAAGCGCTGACTGCAGCAAATACTACCAGTGCGTGCACGGGAACAAGGTTGAGAGGCCTTGTGCTGAAGGCCTGCATTTCAGTGTTGCCCAGAAC CAATGCGACTACCCTGAATTCGCCGGCTGTGAATCAGGCAGTGGTGACGGGAACGGTGAAGTTGGTGGCAACGGTGGAGACGATGGTGACAATGGAAGTGGAGAAATAGAAACGCTGCCTAACGGCTGTCCAGCTGACTTCACCGTCGAACAGCTGCTACCAAGCGCTGATTGCGGAAAATTCTACCAGTGCGTGCACGGGAACAAAGTAGAGAGGCCATGTCCTTCGGGACTACACTTCAGTGTTGAAAAACAA GAATGCGATTACCCCACATTCGCTGGCTGTGAATCGGGAAACGGAGAAGATGGAAACGGAGGCAGCGGTGAAGATAACGGCAACGGTGGTGAAGACGGAGAAAACGGTGGCAACAGTGATGAAAATGGTGGTAGCAGTGGTGAAAATGGTGAAAACAGTGGAGAAGACGGCAGAGACGACAGATGCCAGAAGGCTTGCAACATCCCTCCCTGGTCTCACCGCGATTGCGACAAATACTGGCGATGTGACGGGGTAAATGCTGCCTTAGTCACCTGCTCTGAAGGTCTACATTTCAATGTCGACACGTTAACCTGCGACTTGATATCTAATGCTAATTGTGTTCAAAGCTTGAGGAGGTCGAATGGAcctttcattcaaattttcaacGCTAGATTACGATAA
- the mdlc gene encoding E3 ubiquitin-protein ligase RNF113A codes for MSDEEVAIPTTFKKRNIKNRGGRKRKSSSSEEKNSSGSEDQTVVLPTKRVQKQNPNIQSSGGVKKQKTDIQNSDVSSDDEKISIRTTLSVQQQRENATATYELDTEFDKDAQAIFEKAQKINEELQGQADDKIYRGINNYAQYYKKRDTAAGNASSGLVRKGPIRAPANLRATVRWDYQPDICKDYKETGFCGFGDSCKFLHDRSDYKHGWQLEREENQAQDGGDSDYEVHSDDELPFRCFICRQSFKDPVVTKCKHYFCEKCALENYKKTTRCFICNVQTGGVFNPAKELAGKLKTNVSDVDDD; via the exons atgtCAGACGAAGAAGTTGCGATTCCTACTACGTTTAAAAAGCGTAATATAAAGAACAGAGGGGGAAGAAAGCGAAAATCTTCTTCTTCAGAAG AGAAAAATAGTTCAGGATCGGAAGATCAAACAGTGGTGTTGCCAACTAAAAGAGTACAGAAGCAAAACCCAAATATTCAAAGTAGCGGCGGagtgaaaaaacaaaagactGATATACAAAATAGTGATGTTAGCAGTGACGATGAAAAG ATATCAATCCGCACAACGCTCTCCGTCCAACAGCAACGCGAGAACGCCACAGCCACATACGAGCTGGACACGGAGTTCGACAAGGACGCCCAGGCGATATTCGAGAAAGCTCAGAAGATTAATGAGGAATTGCAAGGCCAGGCTGATGATAAG ATTTACCGAGGCATCAACAATTATGCTCAATATTACAAGAAGCGGGACACCGCGGCCGGGAACGCCAGCTCGGGGCTCGTGAGGAAGGGCCCCATTAGGGCACCGGCCAACTTGAGGGCCACTGTCAG atGGGATTACCAGCCAGATATTTGTAAGGATTACAAAGAAACTGGGTTTTGCGGTTTTGgcg ATTCTTGCAAGTTCCTCCACGATCGCTCCGACTATAAACACGGCTGGCAGCTCGAGAGAGAAGAGAATCAAGCTCAAG ATGGCGGCGACTCCGACTACGAGGTACATAGTGACGATGAACTACCCTTCCGATGTTTCATCTGTCGCCAAAGCTTCAAAGACCCTGTAGTCACAAA ATGCAAACATTATTTCTGCGAAAAGTGCGCATTAGAAAACTATAAGAAAACGACCAGATGTTTTATATGCAACGTGCAAACGGGTGGAGTTTTCAATCCGGCGAAAGAACTTGCGGGGAAGTTGAAAACCAATGTCAGTGATGTTGACGACGATtga
- the LOC128681632 gene encoding cysteine dioxygenase type 1 isoform X2, which yields MEVENANCKIRVSQCTHMEISPIEQPLKIDREITGLDKLVEELHRVFSNDHVNVQDVQKLMAGYKSNPSDWRKYAKFDRFRYTRNLVDAGNGAFNIMILCWGPGHASAIHDHADSHCFMKVLSGNLEEVRYNWPDNVEPEVMKVLKKNKTRRRCCSDTDVFQCQNGNCQNSRAINQNSNGKITENKEYSSFENGTANANGGDKMAAERNGDYDNKCEENDEEYEAQDMEEVGRTRLEVDDVCYINDALGLHRMENPSHVDCAVSLHLYCPPFDSCRVFDARTGKPTTVNVTFWSMYGKKVKRVMEASEMADSQ from the exons TGAAATAACGGGTCTAGACAAGTTAGTAGAGGAGCTGCACAGGGTGTTCTCAAACGACCATGTCAACGTACAGGATGTTCAGAAACTGATGGCCGGATACAAATCCAACCCTAGTGATTGGCGGAAGTATGCCAAGTTCGACCGCTTCCG ATACACAAGAAACCTGGTAGACGCTGGTAACGGAGCCTTCAACATCATGATATTATGTTGGGGGCCGGGTCACGCCTCAGCCATACACGACCACGCGGACTCGCATTGTTTTATGAAGGTTTTGAGTGGGAACCTAGAAGAAGTCag ATACAACTGGCCAGACAACGTCGAGCCGGAAGTGATGAAAGTCCTCAAAAAGAACAAAACACGACGACGCTGTTGCTCAGATACCGACGTGTTCCAATGTCAAAACGGCAACTGTCAGAATTCCCGCGcaatcaatcaaaattcaaACGGCAAAATAACAGAGAACAAAGAATATTCGAGTTTCGAAAATGGAACGGCGAACGCGAATGGTGGAGACAAAATGGCCGCCGAACGAAATGGcgattatgataataaatgtgaGGAAAATGATGAGGAATATGAAGCACAAGATATGGAAGAAGTTGGCCGAACGAGGCTGGAAGTAGACgatgtttgttatataaatg ACGCCTTAGGTCTCCACCGTATGGAGAATCCTTCGCATGTCGATTGTGCCGTCTCACTACATCTGTACTGTCCGCCATTTGACAGCTGTCGCGTGTTCGACGCCAGGACGGGGAAGCCAACAACTGTCAATGTCACTTTCTGGTCTATGTACGGGAAGAAAGTTAAGAGG GTAATGGAAGCGAGCGAGATGGCTGACAGTCAATaa